The DNA sequence GATTTAAAGCAATTTATATTTAGAATAAATTAATATAATCGATATAATCATTCTAAATACTCAGGTATTTTTATGAAGTAATTTTTTTACTACAATTTTATCGACCGGTAATGGGATGCTATCTAATGTAATTTGATCTAAAGGCATCCATTCTATTTGATTTATGGACTTTTCTATTATTTGAAGATTGGAAAGATCATTACATTCCACTTTATAGTACACGGTAAGTAATTGACTATCGGGAGTTAATTTAGATTCCAGGAAAAAATCTTGAGTATAGAAATGCTCTTTTACTGTAACTTCTAAATTTAATTCTTCTTTAAATTCTCTAATCAATGTATCCCGAGTTCCTTCTCCCAATTCCAATCCTCCACCGGGCAATTTAAGTAATGGTTTTCCCGCATACATTTCGTGTAGAAACATCAAACAATTATCTTTTATTAAAAGTCCATATACTCTTACATTTAATTTTGTTATCTTTTCCATGCATTAACCATTTCTCGTTTTCCTTTAGGTCCAGTTAATTTTTCTACGTCAAATCCTACATTTTGCATGGCTCTTCTTGCACTTCCTTTACTGGAATAGGTAGTTAGCAATCCTTGTGGTGCCATCCGATCGAAGATTTGCTTAAAAATATCTTCTTCCCAAAGCTCGGGTTGAACTCTTGCTCCAAAAGCATCATAATAAACTACATTTATATCGGAAATAGGTAAATTTCTTAATTCAAGAAAATCTGCCTTAAATTTAATGATAGTAAAATTTTTATTAATTTGAGTTTCCTTCCCCCACTCTGCTTGATGTAACGATTGATAATATTCTTCTGCTTTTTCTTTATTTAGTAAAGTCCCGTATTGTAACTCTTTAATTTCTTCATGTGTTAGAGGATATTTTTCCAACGTATAATATCGAACAGTCAAATCCTTTTCTATTGCTTTATATAATGTTAAAAAGGCATTTAAACCCGTTCCAAAACCCATTTCCAAAATGGAAATCTCAGAAATTTTTAATTGATCTAATCCATGAGATATAAATACATGTTCTGCTTCTTGCATGATACCATGACGGGAATGATAAGTCTCATTCCATTCAGGAATATGTAAGGTTTTAGTACCTTCGGATGTGGTAATAATGGTTCTTTCTAACATAAAACGTAAATCCATTCAAAATTACAACTCTTTTTAATCTATCAAATGATTTATTTATTAATTTTGAAATGTTCAATAAACAATTTTAGCAAGTTAAGTAATGAAAATAAATAAAATAGCAAACTCCAGATTAGATACAATCGATCCTAATGACTCCCCTTTTGGAGCCAACATATCTGATCATATGCTCATATGTGAATACGAAAACGGTAAATGGGGAGAACCGATTATTATGCCATATGGTTCGATGAACTATTCTCCTGCCTTGATGGCTCTTCATTATGGCCAAGCCATCTTTGAAGGAATGAAAGCATATAAGGATAAAAATAATGAGGTTTTTTTATTCCGACCTGAAAAAAACTTTGAAAGATTTAATAAATCTGCGGAACGTTTAGCTATGCCGCAAATACCTAAAGAAATTTTTCTTGATGGACTTTATGCTTTAATTGATTTGGATCGGGGTTGGATTCCTACTAAACCGGGTATTTCACTATATATTCGTCCGGTTATGTTTGCTTCTGAAGAAATGTTTTCAGCAAGGATATCTAAAAAATATACTTTTGCTATTATGACTTCTCCTGCCGGACTTTATTATGATAAGCCCTTAAAAATTAAAATTGAAGACTATTATACTCGTGCAGTAGACGGAGGGGTTGGATTTACTAAATGCGCCGGTAATTACGGGGCTTCTTTTTATCCTACATTTCTAGCTAATCAAAATGGTTTTGATCAGGTAATTTGGACCGATAGTAAAAATCACAGGTATTTTGAGGAATCCGGAACTATGAATGTTATGGTAAGAATCGGAAACACTATTTACACCCCCCCTACTTCCACAACGATTTTAAGCGGTATTACCAGAGACAGCTTAGTACATTTAGCCAAATATCACAATCTGGATATTAAGGAAGAACGGATATCTGTTGACGACATTGTAAATGCATATCAAGAAGGTAATCTAAAAGAAATATTCGGTTGTGGTACTGCCGTGGTAATTTCAAGGTATTCTCATTTGGGCTATCAAGATTCTATCATGGAATTGCCTCAATTATCGGATGAAGAAAGTTATGCCGTTTTTCTTAAAAAACAGTTAGTGGGTATACAAACTAATGAAATTGATGATCCTTTTGGATGGAGATATAAAATTTAAAATTATAATTATTTATAACCAAAAAATATTTTTTTGCTAACTTCTGGAACAGTCTGTGATTCAGAAGTTTTTTATTACCTATGTATAAACCTATGAATCATTTTAACATAAAATCAATATTTAGTAAATAATGAAAGTTAATTCCATAAAAAACATCCAATTTATATTCATAGGTATTTTATTCATATTCAATATTTTTCAATCGGTAACACTTCCTTTAATTGATGATGAGGCTTATTATTGGGTTTGGTCGAATCATTTGGATTTTGGTTATTACGATCATCCTCCTATGATTGCTTTATTTATCAAGGCGGGATATTTATTTTTCAAAGGAACTTTGGGGGTTCGATTTGTATCGATTATATCTTGGACAGTCGTTTATTGTATTTGGTTGTTGATTCTTAAACCTAAAACGTTAAAAGAAAATTATTTATTTATAGGACTTTTTGGATCTGTCGGATTTTATCAAACGTTAGGATTTATATCTACTCCCGACACTCCTTTGCTTTTATTCACTTCTTTATTTTTATGGAGGTGGAAATCATTTAGTGAGAAAAATAATCCACTAAATGCTTTACTTTTGGGCTTATCCATGGCACTTACCATGTATTCTAAATATCAGGGAGCATTATTGATTATTCTAACTTTTATTCCTTTTCTCCCTTCTTTATTAAAAAATAAATGGTTTTACTTCAGTTTGTTGTTTTCTTTGCTTTTATATATTCCTCATTTATATTGGCAGTATGATCACGATTGGGCATCTATAAAATATCATCTTTTTGAAAGGAGCAAACAAAAAGCTGTGACTTATCCATTCCTCAAATGGATACTTGGTATACTTATATTAGGTAACCCTTTGCTTCTCTATTTTTACGGTAAAAGTATTTTCAAACGTTTAGATGGAAATAAACCATGGATAAGATCTTTACAATGGATTAGCTTGGGTGGAATCCTTTTTTTTAGTTTATTTTCATTTAGCAGAGTAATTCAACCGCAATGGAACTTAATTATTTATATTGCGCTCATTCCTTTAACTTATTTAACGTTTAAAGAAAAAAACAATGTTTGGATCACCGGACTTTCTTTTACTTATATTTTACTTTTGTTTATTGTGAGAATATCATTATTCTTTCCCGCTGTCATACATAAAAGTCCCATGTATAAATTGAAGCAATTTGTTTTAAATGCTAAAGAAGTAACGGAGGGTATAGCGGTTTTTGAACGCTATCAAAAAGCGGCTGCATACAATTTTTATACACAACAACCTTCTTGTTGTTTACAAGTTTATACTCATAGATATTCTCAATACGATATTTGGAATTCCGAACAAAAAATTCAAGGGAAAATGATTACATTTTTTGGGGTGGAAGAATTATCTCCCGTTTACCTTGTTGATGAGGATGGAAAAAACGAATATTATAAAACTGTAGATAAATTTTATTCTTACTCTCAAATAAAATGTGAAGTTCAGCCCACTACTATTTCTTCCGAAGAAGAATCACAAACACTCGATGTTAAGTGGATAAATCCCTATAATAAAGACATTAGTTTAGGTGATGATCCCCCTCAAGAACTAGCATTTTTATTTTTTAATGCTAAAACTTTTGAACCACAAAATATAATTTCAATTAATAAAAAATTTATTCTTCCGCCTAAAAGCTCTACAGACCAAACTTTATTTATTGATGTTTCTCAAATTCCTCCCGGTACTTATAAAGTCTATCTGATTTTAAAACCCTATAATTTATTTGGAAAAATTATCTCTAATGAAATGAGCCTCCATATTCCTTAATTTTTTAGTATTTTTGATAAAATATTATATGGTACTTATTCAAAATATACATAAATCTTTTGGTTCCCTTGAAGTTTTAAAAGGTGTTTCTCTCCATATAAAAAAAGGTGAAATAGTTACCATCGTGGGAGAATCCGGTGCAGGTAAATCAACTCTTTTGCAAATCATTGGTACTTTAGACAAACCGTCAAATCCGGAAAGATATCACAGCATTATTGAAATTGATAATTTACCCATTACTCAATTGAGAGATAAGGAACTTTCTTTATTTAGAAACCAGAATATTGGATTTATTTTTCAATTTCATCAGTTATTACCTGAATTTACTGCACTGGAAAACGTGATGTTACCCGGAATGATTGCCGGAAAATCTAAATCTAAATTAGTTAATAAAGCAAAGGAATTATTAAGTTACCTGAAATTATCTCACCGCTTGGAGCATAAACCCGGTGAACTTTCCGGTGGTGAACAGCAAAGGGTTTCCGTTGCCAGGGCATTAATGAATAATCCTAAAATTATTTTAGCGGATGAGCCATCAGGAAATCTTGATTCCGCGAATGCTGAAGATTTACATCAATTATTTTATCAATTAAGAAAAGAATTTAATCAGACTTTTATAATTGTGACGCATAACTCTCATTTAGCTTCTATGGCAGATAGAAGTTTACTTATGAAAGACGGGATAATAGCCAATGTTTAATTGTAAAATAGTAAATTAACCGAATAGATTCAACCATATCAATTTATAACATTTTATTTAACTTTTTCTTTAAAAAAATTTTCAAATAAGATAGTACGCAGAGTGTCTGTATTTTTGATTCCCTGCTTTAATCCAATTAAAAAACTTATTTTAACTATATTCCAATAAAAAAAGCATCAAAAAATAGTTTTCTGATGCTTTTTCATTTTTAAAATTTTACTTATAACATAACTATTCCTTCAATGGAACTTGCTTCTTTATAATATTCAATAACTGAAATTGAATCCGTTACATACATAGTGATGGTTATGCTTGTATATTTACCGTTTTTACTTTCTTTCATTGAAAATGAAGCTCCGCTATGATCAAAAATTTTATGCAATTGAGCCACTTTCTTGCTTTCCGTTGGAATTATAAACTTAAACATATAATTCCCCGGAAATGTATGTTCTTTGTCTAACTGTTCTTTAAATCTTGAATAAAAATCTTCAGGATTTTCGCCTTTATTGGCAAATATTTTTATATTGTCATTCCTATTCATGGTTACCCTTAAATCAAATCTAAAGCCAAATAAAATTTATGACAAAATAGCATGTTGAAAATTATTTTAGTTATTTATCATACAATTTATTATATAAATTGATGTACTTTTCTTTAATAAATTTTCTTTTTAATTTTAAGGTAGGGGTTAATTCTCCTCCATCTACCGACCATACATTGGGGGTTAGCTCAATTTTTTTAATTTGCTCCCATTTCCCTAAATTTTTATTTACCTTTTCAACATCTTGCATGATTCTATCTTTAATTATCTTATTATTGACAATTTCTTCTGGCGAAGCAGTAGAATTTAATGGTAAATGTTTATAACTAATATATTTAGAAATAAAATCAAAATCAGGCTGTATAAGCGCACAAGGCATTTTTTCTCCGTCACCAACTACCATGGCTTCTCCTATAAACCGTGATTGCTTAAGGTTATTTTCAGTTACTTGAGGAATAATATATTTTCCTCCGGAGGTTTTAAATATTTCTTTTTTTCGATCGGTAATTTTCAAGAATCCATCTTTCATATAACCTATATCTCCTGTCTTAAGCCAACCGTCTTCCGTAAATATTTCTTTGGTTTTTTCTTCATCTTTATAGTACCCTAAGAAAACATTCGGCCCTTTGGTTAGTATTTCTCCGTCCTCTGCAATTTTAACCTCATATCCGTCTAATAAAGGCCCCACCGTTCCTAATCGGTAGACTTCATCATTTATACCGTTTACTGAAATAACCGGAGACGTTTCTGTCATTCCATATCCTTCCGTAACGAGCAACCCCGCGGCAGAGAATACTCTACAAAGATTTTCAGATAGCGCGGCACTTCCACATATCATTAACTGAAGATTATTACCTACTGCTTCTCTCCACTTTTTAAATACTAAAGCATCTGCTATTTTATGAGAAAGGCCGGTCGGTTTGAAGGGTTGATATTTTTTAGCTACATTGAGTGCCCATAAGAAGATTTGTTTTTTAATCCAACCGGAAGAAGTTCCTTTGTTATATATGGATGCATACAATTTTTCAATTACTCTCGGAACCACTAGAATCACATCGGGTTTAACTTCTTGAAAGTTTGAAGCTAATTTATCTATACCTTCTGCAAAATATATCCCATAACATTTATACATAAAAACATAGACTACCATTCTTTCTAATATATGACTGATGGGAAGAATACTTAAAATTCTAAATTTCTCATCATTTTTCATTAAAAATCTGGTATGGCATCCCATTACATTGGATAGTACATTTCCATGTGAGAGCATAACGCCTTTGGGTCTTCCTGTAGTTCCGGAAGTATAAATTAACGTCATCCATGTATCGGGTTTTATAGTATTTTTTAAGGTTTCAACATCTTGTTGATTGGATTCCTCTTCACCCTTTTCTTTAATTTCCGACCAATGGGGAACTCCTTCTATCTCATCGAAGGTAAAAATATTTGAAAGCGAAGGGCAATTTTCCTTTATATTTTGTACTTTATCATATAACTTTTTGTCAGAAATCAGACAAAATTTAGCTTCACTGTTGTTGAGTATAAATGTTAAATCGTCATCGCTCATGGTTGGATATATAGGAACACTTACCGCTCCTATTTGTTGTATGGCAAAATCCATAATCATCCATTCTGTTCTGTTTACTGACGTAATTAAAGCTATTCTGTCTTCAGGTTTAATTCCATATTTTAAAAGACCTCTACTAACTTGGTTAACCTGATCTATAAGCGATTTTGTTGATATTCCTTCCCAAACTCCATTTTTTTTTGATGATAAGGAAACTTCAATCGGCCTATTTTCTAATTGATAATATAAAATGTCAAATAGCCTAGCGACTTTCATTATGTATTCATTTTAAAGCGCGAAAAATACAAAAAAATAATATATTAGCAAAAATCTTCTTTTTTCTTGATTTGTTAATTAGAAATAAAAAATCAAGTTTTCTATCTTATGTAAATGAAAACTGACTAAAACTTATTAATTAGAAATAATCAGTTTTCATAATTTAACTTTTTTTAAAATTCAATATTTTTATTTACCATTGGAATAAAGGCCTAGAATCCATTAAAGCATTGACTTCTTTTTTTACTTTATTTATCACCTTTTCGTTTTCCGAATCTGCGATAACTTCATTTATAAAATCCGCTATTTTTATCATATCGTCTTCTTTGAGCCCTCTTGTGGTTACTGCTGCAGTTCCCAATCGAATACCTGAAGTTACAAAAGGACTCCTGTCATCGTAAGGAATCATATTTTTATTACATGTTATGTCTGCTTTTTCTAATACTTTTTCGGCAGCTTTACCTGTAATATTTTTATTGTGTAAATCAATTAGCATAAGATGGTTATCAGTTCCTCCTGAAATTATAGTAAAATCTCTTTCTATCAATGCTTGAGATAAAGCTTCGGCATTTTTAACGACTTGATGGGTATAAGCAAGGTATCCATCACTTAATGCTTCAATGAAAGTTATCGCTTTTGCTGCTATTATATGCTCTAAAGGTCCGCCCTGAGTTCCCGGAAAAACAGCTCCATCTAGCACTTGTGACATCATCTTTATCTCTCCTTTAGGCGTTTTATGTCCGAAGGGATTTTCAAAATCCTTACCTAACATAATCATTCCTCCTCGTGTACCT is a window from the Apibacter sp. B3706 genome containing:
- a CDS encoding NUDIX domain-containing protein, whose translation is MEKITKLNVRVYGLLIKDNCLMFLHEMYAGKPLLKLPGGGLELGEGTRDTLIREFKEELNLEVTVKEHFYTQDFFLESKLTPDSQLLTVYYKVECNDLSNLQIIEKSINQIEWMPLDQITLDSIPLPVDKIVVKKLLHKNT
- the mnmD gene encoding tRNA (5-methylaminomethyl-2-thiouridine)(34)-methyltransferase MnmD, whose product is MDLRFMLERTIITTSEGTKTLHIPEWNETYHSRHGIMQEAEHVFISHGLDQLKISEISILEMGFGTGLNAFLTLYKAIEKDLTVRYYTLEKYPLTHEEIKELQYGTLLNKEKAEEYYQSLHQAEWGKETQINKNFTIIKFKADFLELRNLPISDINVVYYDAFGARVQPELWEEDIFKQIFDRMAPQGLLTTYSSKGSARRAMQNVGFDVEKLTGPKGKREMVNAWKR
- a CDS encoding branched-chain amino acid aminotransferase → MKINKIANSRLDTIDPNDSPFGANISDHMLICEYENGKWGEPIIMPYGSMNYSPALMALHYGQAIFEGMKAYKDKNNEVFLFRPEKNFERFNKSAERLAMPQIPKEIFLDGLYALIDLDRGWIPTKPGISLYIRPVMFASEEMFSARISKKYTFAIMTSPAGLYYDKPLKIKIEDYYTRAVDGGVGFTKCAGNYGASFYPTFLANQNGFDQVIWTDSKNHRYFEESGTMNVMVRIGNTIYTPPTSTTILSGITRDSLVHLAKYHNLDIKEERISVDDIVNAYQEGNLKEIFGCGTAVVISRYSHLGYQDSIMELPQLSDEESYAVFLKKQLVGIQTNEIDDPFGWRYKI
- a CDS encoding ArnT family glycosyltransferase → MKVNSIKNIQFIFIGILFIFNIFQSVTLPLIDDEAYYWVWSNHLDFGYYDHPPMIALFIKAGYLFFKGTLGVRFVSIISWTVVYCIWLLILKPKTLKENYLFIGLFGSVGFYQTLGFISTPDTPLLLFTSLFLWRWKSFSEKNNPLNALLLGLSMALTMYSKYQGALLIILTFIPFLPSLLKNKWFYFSLLFSLLLYIPHLYWQYDHDWASIKYHLFERSKQKAVTYPFLKWILGILILGNPLLLYFYGKSIFKRLDGNKPWIRSLQWISLGGILFFSLFSFSRVIQPQWNLIIYIALIPLTYLTFKEKNNVWITGLSFTYILLLFIVRISLFFPAVIHKSPMYKLKQFVLNAKEVTEGIAVFERYQKAAAYNFYTQQPSCCLQVYTHRYSQYDIWNSEQKIQGKMITFFGVEELSPVYLVDEDGKNEYYKTVDKFYSYSQIKCEVQPTTISSEEESQTLDVKWINPYNKDISLGDDPPQELAFLFFNAKTFEPQNIISINKKFILPPKSSTDQTLFIDVSQIPPGTYKVYLILKPYNLFGKIISNEMSLHIP
- a CDS encoding ABC transporter ATP-binding protein, giving the protein MVLIQNIHKSFGSLEVLKGVSLHIKKGEIVTIVGESGAGKSTLLQIIGTLDKPSNPERYHSIIEIDNLPITQLRDKELSLFRNQNIGFIFQFHQLLPEFTALENVMLPGMIAGKSKSKLVNKAKELLSYLKLSHRLEHKPGELSGGEQQRVSVARALMNNPKIILADEPSGNLDSANAEDLHQLFYQLRKEFNQTFIIVTHNSHLASMADRSLLMKDGIIANV
- a CDS encoding DUF493 domain-containing protein: MNRNDNIKIFANKGENPEDFYSRFKEQLDKEHTFPGNYMFKFIIPTESKKVAQLHKIFDHSGASFSMKESKNGKYTSITITMYVTDSISVIEYYKEASSIEGIVML
- a CDS encoding AMP-dependent synthetase/ligase is translated as MKVARLFDILYYQLENRPIEVSLSSKKNGVWEGISTKSLIDQVNQVSRGLLKYGIKPEDRIALITSVNRTEWMIMDFAIQQIGAVSVPIYPTMSDDDLTFILNNSEAKFCLISDKKLYDKVQNIKENCPSLSNIFTFDEIEGVPHWSEIKEKGEEESNQQDVETLKNTIKPDTWMTLIYTSGTTGRPKGVMLSHGNVLSNVMGCHTRFLMKNDEKFRILSILPISHILERMVVYVFMYKCYGIYFAEGIDKLASNFQEVKPDVILVVPRVIEKLYASIYNKGTSSGWIKKQIFLWALNVAKKYQPFKPTGLSHKIADALVFKKWREAVGNNLQLMICGSAALSENLCRVFSAAGLLVTEGYGMTETSPVISVNGINDEVYRLGTVGPLLDGYEVKIAEDGEILTKGPNVFLGYYKDEEKTKEIFTEDGWLKTGDIGYMKDGFLKITDRKKEIFKTSGGKYIIPQVTENNLKQSRFIGEAMVVGDGEKMPCALIQPDFDFISKYISYKHLPLNSTASPEEIVNNKIIKDRIMQDVEKVNKNLGKWEQIKKIELTPNVWSVDGGELTPTLKLKRKFIKEKYINLYNKLYDK